GCCTGAACCGCGCCCCGTCAAAGGAGATCCTGACCTTCCGGCCGCCGCAGACTGCCGTGATCCCCCGGTCGGCGAGAGTATAGTCGATGGACCCTTCGAGGAGCATCCGGTCGACATGTGTCTTGTCAAAGCGGACGCCAAACATCTCTGCCGTGTCCTCTCCGGTCGGGTTGTCCACGGACTTCTCGCCCCCAAACGTCTCGATCCTATCCACCGGCATCCCTGCCGCCTCAAGACTGAGGAGGATATAGGAGAGGACCGAGGTCGTGCGCATGGAACCCTGGTTGTAGACTTCACCCGGCTTTCCTTTCCCGGCAAGGAGGCAGTAGCCGTTGATGACATCGCGGACATGGGACCAGTCCCTGAAGGCGTTCACATTGCCGATGGTGACCTGATCGATCTCGCCGGCAACGAGTTTCGCCACCTGGTTGGTGACGACGGAGGTGACGAACATGATCCCCCGGCCGGCCCCCTCGTGGTTGAAGGCACGGGAGACGATGGCCTTTGTGCCGTAGGTGTAGAAGTAGTTCCTCATCAGGTGGTCGCCATAGACCTTGCTCACCGCATAGGGCGACATCGGCCTGAGAGGGTTCGTCTCCTTGATGGGCACCTCGGGAAGGACAGTCGGCTGCGGGAAGATCGCACCGTACTTCTCCTCTGTCCGTGCGTACTGCTCCTTTGAACTGAAGACCAGCCCGTATTCCTCGGACGACCCGGCAAAAACAATGGTCGGGTCGCAGTCCTTCTTCCGTATGGCTTCGAGAAGGTTATTGGTGCCGATCGAGTTGATCTGCGCCGTTTCGACCGGGTGCGTGAACGAACGCGGGA
The window above is part of the Methanofollis sp. genome. Proteins encoded here:
- a CDS encoding GDP-mannose 4,6-dehydratase, coding for GGIRFIEGNLEDISGLATALDIADPDVVFHLGAQSYVPRSFTHPVETAQINSIGTNNLLEAIRKKDCDPTIVFAGSSEEYGLVFSSKEQYARTEEKYGAIFPQPTVLPEVPIKETNPLRPMSPYAVSKVYGDHLMRNYFYTYGTKAIVSRAFNHEGAGRGIMFVTSVVTNQVAKLVAGEIDQVTIGNVNAFRDWSHVRDVINGYCLLAGKGKPGEVYNQGSMRTTSVLSYILLSLEAAGMPVDRIETFGGEKSVDNPTGEDTAEMFGVRFDKTHVDRMLLEGSIDYTLADRGITAVCGGRKVRISFDGARFRPAEVPILMADITKLRKLGFASTYSVGDIVRDQLNYFMDEKKRA